Part of the Kitasatospora sp. NBC_00374 genome is shown below.
GGTCGGAGGTCCGGGAGTTGACCAGCCCCGCGTACAGGCACACGGAGCGCCGCCCGGCGCGGCCGAACGCGGCGGCGGCGCGGTCGAACCTGGCCGGGTCGACGAGGAAGTCGGGGACGGCACGCAGCCCGGCGATCCGCACCAGGCCCATCAGTTCCGCACGCAACTCCCCCGAGCCGTCCGCCTCTTCGAGCGTCATCAGCCGTTGCCGCCGGGCCTTCCACCGGGGCAGCCGCAGGTACAGCACCCCTGCGGCGAGCAGTACCACCGCCGCGCCCGCCAGGCCCGACCAGTACGGGTAGACCTGGTCGGCCGAGGCGCACTGCCGGAGTGCCGACAGGCCGCGGTCGTCGGAGACCAGCGCCTCCAGCATCCGGCCGTCCGGGTCGTACCCGACGGCGAACTCGCACAGGATCAGGGTGTTGCGGGAGGGGAGCAGCGGAAGCAGCTCGGTCAGTGTGCCGATGCTCGCCACCAGCATCGTGATCACCAGCAGGGCGAAGCGCAGCGCAGTGCCGGCGGGCACCGCCCGCGGATCGAGGACCCGGTGGACGGGGGACTCCTCGCCGTCCACGTCAGGGCGCCTCGGTACGCGACGCGCCCGGGCCGTCGGCGGTCCCGGGCGCCGGTGCCGGCGGAAGTGTCGGCGGAAGGGCGGGCGGAAGGGCCGGGTCGGGGAGCCGCGCCGGCTCGTCCAGGACCAGGCGGGCCACCACGCAGTTCGCCAGCGCAAGGGCTGCGGGCTCGTCGAGGCCGGCCCGGGCGGCACCCTCGCTCACTCTGCGATGCACCGCCGCCAGCTGCTCCCGGGTGAGGACTGGCATGGCGGGCGGGGCCTCGGGCCCCCTGCGCAGGACTCGGCGCCACCGCCTTCGTACGCCGCCGGCGACCCGGCGCACGGCGCTGTTCGCTGTGGCACCGACCATGCCGCGGAAGGCCTCGTCGACCGCGATCCAGACCACCGGGGTGACCACGGCGGCCACCTCGGTGAGCCCGAAGCCGAGCGGATCGCCGCGCTTTCGGCGCTTCAGCAGGCGCACGACCTCGCCCTCGTCCAGCCGGCCCAGCCACTCGACCAGCTGACGCTCCTGAGGCGCCTGTCGGGCGATCACCTCGGCCACGACGTCCCGTACGGTCGTCCCCACGCCCCGTCCCCTCCCCCGTGCGCGAAGCCCAACTCCCCTTCCTGTCAATGTACTCGGGGAATCAAGACCGCGCGGACGGGGCCCGGCACCCGGGTGCCGGGACAGCACACCGCCGCGCAGGAGTTCCGTCGCGCGCTCGGCGGCACCGATGCCTGACCGGACGTCAGCCGCGCAGGCCGACGCCGCCGTAGACGAGGACGGGAGCCGCGAGCAGGAGCGCGGCGACGCTGCCCGCCTCCGTGATCTCCCCGGCCCGGACCCTGGCGACCGCGTCGGCCGGGGCGATCCGGTGCACGGTCATCGCCGACTCGGTGGGATCCCGCGCGACGCGGCCGGGTGCGAGGTCGGCGGCGAGGAACAGGTGGGTGGCGGCCCCGGTGCTGGAGGGCAGCGGGTGGATCAGGCCGAGCGGGCGCCAGGTCGCGGCCCGCCACCCGGTCTCCTCCTCCAGCTCCCGGCGGGCGGCCGCCTGCGGCTCCTCGCCCGGCTCGATGCCGCCGCCCGGCAGGTGCGGCATCCGGCGCCCGGTCAGGTGGAAGTCGTCCTCGACGAGCAGCAGCAGGCCGTCCCGGTCCAGCGCGACGACGCGGACCGCGTCCGGGACCTCGATGTGCTCGTACACATAGGGGCCGTGCGGGCCGGCGACCGTGTCGGACAGCAGCCGGAGGTACGGGCCGTCGTGCAGGATCCGGCGGTCGGGTGTGGCCTCGTCCTCGGCGTCGGGTGCCATCGGTTGCCTCTCTCGGCCGTGCGTCGTTCACGGTGTGTGCCGCGGAAGCGGAATGCCCGCCCGGCCCCGCCGCGCCGGGCGGTCAGAGCTCGCCGAACTCCCCGCGGGCGACGGCGGTGACGAACGCCTGCCAGGAGGCGGGCGCGAAGGCGAGCCGGGGGCCGTCCGGGTCCTTGCTGTCGCGGACCAGGCCGGGCGTCGTGTCGTCGACCTCGACGCAGCTGCCGCCGGTGCCGTCGCTGTGGCTCGACTTGCGCCAGACGGCGGTGTTCGGCTCAGACGTGGTGGGCATCCTCGTACTCCTCCGCCGTCGCCTCGATCGCTCGGAGGGATGCCTCCGGCGACAGCGCGGCAGCCCTGACCAGATCGTACGACCTCTGGCACCTGGCCACCACGCCCGGATCGTCCAGCAGTTGGCCCGAGTGCAACCCCTCCACGTACGCGGCGGGCGGCGCCTCCTCGAAGGTCATCAGGGAGACGAACCCGGCCATCATCGCGTGCGCCGCGGCCGAGAACGGCAGGACCTGCACCAGGGCCTTCCCCTCGCGCGCCACCGCGACCACGTGGCGCAGCTCCTCGGCCATCACGGCGGCCCCGCCGACCGGGGTCCGCAGGACGGTCTCGTGCAGGATCACCCACAACTGCGGTGCTGTTGGACCGTCCAAGATCCGGGCCCGTTCGAGCCGGGCGGCGACGCTCGCGTCGACCTCGGGCCCGGCGGCGAAGGGCAGTGCCGCGCGGATCACGGCGCGGGCGTAGTCCGCGGTCTGCAGCAGGCCGGGCACCAGGGCGGGCGCGTACTCGCAGATGGTCTCCGCGGTGGCTTCGAGTTCGGCGGCCTGGGCGAAGTAGGCGGCGTGCCGTGAGCGGGCGACCAGCGGGTAGAGGCGCTGGAAGAAGCCGTCCGTGCCGAGCACCGCGTCGAGGCGCTCGGAGAGGTCCTTCTGCGGCTTGCGGGCGGCCGCCTCCAGGTAGCCGATGTACGCGCCGGAGTGGAAGACCAGCTCGCCGAGGGCCTCCTGGCTCAGGCCCCTGGCCTCGCGCAGTCGGCGGAGTTCCGCGCCGTAGAAGGCTTTCGGGGATTCGGACGGATCGAGATCGCGTGGGCCGGCCATCGCTGAGCACCTCCATGCCGACAGTGCGGCTGTCGGGTCGTCACCTCTGGCCAAGGCTAGCTTCCCAGAGCGACGCTTGAGGTACAGAACGTGACGATCGGCCACGGACCACCTGCCGGGCCGCCTCAGGGAAGGACTCCTGCACCATGAGCAACGGCAGTACACGGTCGTCGAACTGGCGTCCAGGCATCGGCGACCCGGTCCACGACCTACGGCGGGACCGGGCGGGCGAGTTCCGCGGCGAGAACGGCGGACTCTGGTACCTCCGGCCGCACGGCGGCGGGATCGAGTGGACGGCCGCTCCCGCCGAAGTCCGGCCCGCACGCCGGGACGGAGCCGCGGGGCGGGACGGCGGTGCGCGGCGGGACGGCGGTGCGCGGCGTGCGTGAGCGGGCGATGGGGATCGCCGCCGCACTGGCCGAGGCGGCCGGGGCCCGGGTGTTCCTGGTCGGGTCGCGGTCCGGGTACCTGCTGACCACGCCCGCGCCGCGGGACCCGGAGCGGATCTCGGTCGTCCTGCCGGCACTGCGGCTGGCCGACCGGTTCGGGCACAGCACGCGCAACGGCGGGGTGCTGTGGTGCGAGGTCGGACCCCGGGAGCGACCCGGGCCTCCCGCACCTCCCGGGCCCAACGGACCTCCCGGGCCTCCAGGAACGGGAGGCCATACACATCAGCTGGCGCGATGAAAGGGTGAGTTGTCGCCAGCTGGCGCACAGGAGAGCGCACACCGTCCGTTCACGCCGGATTCCACTGCCCCGAAGGGAACTTGCGGTCCGGCCGAGTCCCGCCGACCCCGTCCGGCCACACCGGCCCGACCCCGCTGACCAGGCATCACCTCATCGGCGGCAGGCTCACCGGCGGGCCGGAAAGCTGCTGTTGGTCGTGTCCCCGTCACGTTAGGAAGGAACGGTACGGGGACTCCCCCGCACAGCCACCCCACCGTGAACCGGAGCCGCCACCCATGAGCCCTCTCCGCGCCCGCCTCCGCACCGCCGCCGTCGTCCTCGGCACCGCTGCCGCGCTGACCGTCCCGATGTCCACCGCCGCCCAGGCCGCCCCCGGCGACACCGCCGACCTCTGCCAGTCCTCCTGGACGCCCAGCGGCTGGGTCGACGTGCAGTGGTGGAACAGCTTCAGCTGCGGTTCGACGTTCAGCCCCAACATGAAGCGGGTGAAGCAGCTCACCGGCTACCCGGCCGGGACCACGGTCAACGCGTGTTCCTCCAGCCTGCCCCCGGCCGGCTGGGTGCAGGTCGCCATCTCCTACAGCGGCTCCTGCAACTACAGCGTGAACCCGAGCTTCAACAAGAACTCCTGGCAGCTCAAGCAGCTCACCGGCTACCCGGTCGGCACCGTCGTCAACGCCTGCAACTCCAGCCTCCCGCCGTCCGGCTGGGTCCAGGTGAGCGAGTACTACGACAGCGGCTGCCAGTCCTCCTCCATCCCGAGCAACACCAAGAACGCCTGGCAGCTCAAGCGCGTCTCCTGACACCCCGGCACCGCCGCCCGCACCCACCGACCCGGGCCGGGCGGCCCCGATCGTCGGGGCGCAACCGGTGTTTCCCTGCGCAGAGTTGACCGAACCCGGTGATAACGTGCCTGCTCGATGCGCCTCTTCGAGATCGGCATTCACCCACGGCCCGCTGCCCGCCCGAGCGAGGTGGCCGAATGACCGTGATCACCGGCCTGGCCACCCTGACGGCGTACGGGCACGGCACCGACCGGCTCTGGGAGGGTCTGCTCGGCGGTATACCGGCGCTGTCCCCGGTGACCAGATTCGACCTCACCGGCCGCCGGGCCCGGTTCGCCGCCACGCTGCCCGGGGAGCCGGACCTGACCGGTGAACTGGCCACCCTGATCGACCGCGCCTGCGCACAGGCCGGGTTGACGGCGGACGAACGGGCCACGACCCCGCTGCTGCTGGCCCGGCATCTCACCGGCCCCGTCGACCCGCCCACCGCCGCGCTCGCCGCGGCCTGCGGCCTGCGCGGCCTGGAACGGGTCCACACCAACGCCTGCGCCGCCGCGGGCTCCGCGGTCGCGGACGCCGCCGCGTCACTGGCCCTCGACGAGTACCCGCGGGTGGTGGTCGCGGCCGGCCAGTTGGTCGGCGCGGACAGCTTCGCCTGCTTCGACAGCGCGGGCGTGCTGGCCCCGGACGGGATCTCCCGGCCGTTCAGCGCCGGCCGGCAGGGACCGGTGCTCGGCGACGGCGCCGGGGCCCTGGTGATCGAGACGCCCGAGGAGGCCCGCCGCCGGGGGGCCGCACCCCTGGTCCGGCTGGCCGGCTGGGGGCAGGCGGGCGACGCCCACCATGTCGCCCGGCCGCACCCCGAGGGCCGCGGCACCGCGCGGGCGGTCGCGGCGGCGCTGCGCCGGGCAGGTGTCGGCCCGGAGGCGGTCGGGTACGTCAACGCGCACGCCACTTCGACACCCTCCTTCGACCCGGCCGAGGCGGCCGCGCTGCACCGGGCGCTCGGGCCGTACGTCGGCCGGGTGCCGGTCAGTTCGACCAAACCGCTGCACGGCCACTGCCTGACCGCGGCCGGGATGGTCGAACTGGCGGTCTGCACGCTGGCCCTGCGGCACGGCCTGCTGCCGGTCAACGCGGGGTACCTGGGCCCGGACCCGGACTGCCGGCTCGACCTGGTGCTCGACCGCCCCCGGCCCGCCGCGGCGCGGTACGCGCTCAATCTCAGCGCCGGATTCGGCGGCACCTGCACCGCCCTGCTGCTGGAAGCCGCATGAGCGATCGTCAGGGCTGCCCCGTCGTGCTGGCCGAGTCGCACTGGCCACCCCCCGGAGTCCCGGAAGCCCGACCGGACC
Proteins encoded:
- a CDS encoding NUDIX domain-containing protein is translated as MAPDAEDEATPDRRILHDGPYLRLLSDTVAGPHGPYVYEHIEVPDAVRVVALDRDGLLLLVEDDFHLTGRRMPHLPGGGIEPGEEPQAAARRELEEETGWRAATWRPLGLIHPLPSSTGAATHLFLAADLAPGRVARDPTESAMTVHRIAPADAVARVRAGEITEAGSVAALLLAAPVLVYGGVGLRG
- a CDS encoding DUF397 domain-containing protein codes for the protein MPTTSEPNTAVWRKSSHSDGTGGSCVEVDDTTPGLVRDSKDPDGPRLAFAPASWQAFVTAVARGEFGEL
- a CDS encoding helix-turn-helix transcriptional regulator is translated as MAGPRDLDPSESPKAFYGAELRRLREARGLSQEALGELVFHSGAYIGYLEAAARKPQKDLSERLDAVLGTDGFFQRLYPLVARSRHAAYFAQAAELEATAETICEYAPALVPGLLQTADYARAVIRAALPFAAGPEVDASVAARLERARILDGPTAPQLWVILHETVLRTPVGGAAVMAEELRHVVAVAREGKALVQVLPFSAAAHAMMAGFVSLMTFEEAPPAAYVEGLHSGQLLDDPGVVARCQRSYDLVRAAALSPEASLRAIEATAEEYEDAHHV
- a CDS encoding beta-ketoacyl synthase, producing the protein MTVITGLATLTAYGHGTDRLWEGLLGGIPALSPVTRFDLTGRRARFAATLPGEPDLTGELATLIDRACAQAGLTADERATTPLLLARHLTGPVDPPTAALAAACGLRGLERVHTNACAAAGSAVADAAASLALDEYPRVVVAAGQLVGADSFACFDSAGVLAPDGISRPFSAGRQGPVLGDGAGALVIETPEEARRRGAAPLVRLAGWGQAGDAHHVARPHPEGRGTARAVAAALRRAGVGPEAVGYVNAHATSTPSFDPAEAAALHRALGPYVGRVPVSSTKPLHGHCLTAAGMVELAVCTLALRHGLLPVNAGYLGPDPDCRLDLVLDRPRPAAARYALNLSAGFGGTCTALLLEAA